The nucleotide sequence AGATGGCCGTCACAGCGGGCACAAAGAACTTCGGTGCGCACCATGAAAAACTTGCGATCTTCCGCAAAACGGACGTTCTCGGCAGCGACCGGGGCATAATAGCTCGGCCAGCCGGTCCCGGAATCATATTTCTGTGTGGCACTGAACAGATCAAGACCACACCCGGCGCAACGATAAATCCCCTCCTCGTGCTGCGCATGATACGCCCCCGAAAAGGCCTTTTCCGTCCCTTTTTCGCGTAAGATGTGGTACTGCGCCGGGCTCAGTTGCGCCCGCCACTCCTGCTCGCTTTTGACGACTTTTTCGCTCATGACAAACGTTCCTTCGGCAATTGAAAAAACCTTGAGTGCTGCGGCAGCGGGCGTGGTGAAAAACACCGCCAGAAACAAACCACCCGCAAGATATCTGTCCATCGCTATCTCCTTTCCGGAAAAACGCAACACGCGTCACACTGTTGGTAATAACGTTCAAGTAAACTATAACAGATTTTATCAGGATTTAACGATACGCTTGAGCTGCGGGAGGAAAAGGCGCGCGTCAGTAGGTAAGGCGCGCCAGCGGAGATTTGAGTGATGCCTGCATGGCATCCTCAAGAGTGAAGATCCCCCGTTCTTCGAGCAGGGGCAAAAGACGGACGAAAATTTCAGCGGTGACCAGTGCGTCCCCCAGCGCGGTGTGGCGACCGATCACTTCAACATTGAGACGGCGAGCCATTTCGTCGAGGGACTGGGAGTCCTGATTCGGTTGTACTGCCCAGCCGAGGAGCATGGTGTCGAGGACCGGATGGTCAAACTTGATGCCGGTCAGCTCCTCCTTCAGTTCCAGCAAACGCATATCGAACGCCGCGTTATGCGCGATCAGCACAGAATCTTCGCAAAAATAATAAAAGATTGGCAACACTTTGTCGATCGTCGGCTGACCACGCAGCGCTTCCGGTGGAATGCCGTGCACCGCCACCGACTGCGCCGGAACGTGGCGCTGTGGATCGACCAATTGATCGATATTCTCGTTATGCAGGATGCGGCCATTGACGATCCGTACCGCGCCGATCTGGATGATTTCATCCCCCTGGGACGGGTTGAGCCCGGTGGTCTCGGTATCGAACACCACAAACGTCAATTTGCGTAGCGGTCGCTGCCCGTACTCCTTCCAGGTTTCAGCCTGAAAGAGATCGAACTCGTAATTCACCGGGCGTTGTTCCGGGCCGCGTCCCACGGTCACCCGACCGCTGTCGTGCACGGCTTGCGGCAAAGTGACACAAACCCCACGGCAACTGGCGGCTTCGTCGAGCAGAATATCGATCGTGCCGCCGCTGTTGGTCAACAGCTCGCCGATCGACACCAGGCGGCCACGGGCATCACTGATCAAGGGGCGTGACTGCCAGTCGCGTACCGTCTCTTCGGCGAGCAGGCAGTTGATCCAGAAGATGCTGAGTTCAGCCTCGCGTTCGCCCCGTGCGGCCAGCGCGAGCTTGACCCCCGTCAGGGGTGAGCAGCTTTGCAGGCAGTTCGCCAATTGCGCCAGCCCTTGGGTAAGGGCGAAGCTGTCGACGCGAAACCAGAGTTCCGGATCGACCTGGGTGTGGACATCGACCCGCAACCGCCCGCGAAACTGCCGGGACAGCATTTCAATCAGGTAGTCGCCGAGAACCTCATCGATGGCCGTTTCGCCGAGGATGCTTTGCAGATATTCGCTGCGTGCCTGTTCAAGTTGATCCTCGATCGCCAGCGACGCCCGATCGATGACTTTACGCCGCGCGCCCAGTTCTTCCGGCGGCATATCTGGCCGCCGCAGGATACTGGAAATCGCTTCACGAATTTCCTGGGTCGAAAAGCGCATCGATTCGGTTAACGTCTGTATCATGGAATCGCGGCGCAACTCCAAATCAAGCTGATGGGTCATATTCTCCAGGGTGAGGACAAAACCGGAAATCTCGCGGATCTCCCCTTCGGTAAAGACCGGAACCATGATGATCCGCAGACAGAGACCGTCACGTATCGACAGCATGAAGGTCGTGACCGGATTCTGCTGCTCATTCGCGATATTCTGCTGCAGGGTGCTCAGCGCATGAACAATGGCTTCCCGATCGATTACGGCAAAGACCGAACGCCCCAGCCCGATCAATTTATCAGGTTGCTGTAACAGTTTCTGCGCCTGCGGATTGTAGAGCAGCACCTGCCCGTCCTTGTTGCACACCAGTACGCCGTTGGGCAATTCTGTCATCAACGCCGCCAGACGGTTCCGTTCGGCATGCAGTTGCGCACGGCCACGATCGATCTTGGCTTTGACTTCCGCTTGCAGGACTTCGAAGGCGACGGCTGATTCATTGATGATCGCTGTCAGATGCTGGAGTTCTTTGGCTCCGCGCGGTTTGATGCGGTAACCGGGGTTGGCAACGGAAATCAGGCGGGTTTCTTCACCGAGCTGAAGGATCGGGATAATGTAGTGACGAAAAAGCAGGCTGACCATACCGCCGATCAGGAACACCAGGAGAAATGCGGCGAGAATCGGAAAGCGCAACAGTTTTCCCGAAAGTTCCCCGACCAAAGACTGTTCCTCAGCGTCGAGCAAAATCCACGAACTATAAAAGGCTCCGAGAATGACCCCAAAAAGGATCAATGTAATCCCGAACAGAAAAATCCAGTATTTGACTTTGGGTGTCATCGTCATCATTGAAAGCTCTTGCGGCAAAGTCCGCTTGACGAGAAGTGTGTCATGCAACGCCGGATGCTCAAGGTACCGTTGCATCGTTACCCAGCTGCGAGGAGAATGCAATGAATAGTACCACCGTCTGCCCGGACTTGGCAAAATGTATTCAGAGTTGGGGGCAAACTTCCCCGTTTCCGTCACTCGTACCGCTAACCTTACCGGCACGTTTCGGTCGAAAAAGTCTTGACACCTCTGCCGCCGATGAGTCAGATTTGAGCTTTTACCGCCCTTAGTTCAACGCTGCACTTATGGAGATTGAGATGAATGTAGCAGAAAGCCGGGTCGACCTGACTGCGCGGGCCGACATAGAAAGCATCTGCGCCGATGCCGAGCTGTTGGCCAATGCCGAATTTTCCAGCCGATTGACTGAAATTGTCCCTTGCATCGTTTTGATCCTCAATCAGCAAAGACAGATTGTTTTCAGCAATCGGCGGTTGCTCACCCTGCTCGGTGTGACGAGTGATGACGATATCCTCGGCAAACGTCCTGGCGAACTTTTCGGCTGCGTCAACTCCGACCGTAACGTCGGCGGTTG is from Desulfuromonadaceae bacterium and encodes:
- the msrB gene encoding peptide-methionine (R)-S-oxide reductase MsrB; the protein is MSEKVVKSEQEWRAQLSPAQYHILREKGTEKAFSGAYHAQHEEGIYRCAGCGLDLFSATQKYDSGTGWPSYYAPVAAENVRFAEDRKFFMVRTEVLCARCDGHLGHVFGDGPAPTGKRYCINAAALTFVPTPR